The Fundidesulfovibrio putealis DSM 16056 genome includes a window with the following:
- a CDS encoding 2-oxoacid:acceptor oxidoreductase subunit alpha has translation MPDTCVNIVVGGEAGQGLVTVGDFLAKALVRAGYEIVVTQDYLSRIRGGHNTYAIRVSHEAVHGPRESIDLLVALDAQTVPMHTGDLSGRAMVLADEAIDRMGHTGLSIPFKTLCPKPMFENIAALGVLAQVLCLDRKWFEDLIAETFHKKGDEIVSANLKVFSDALTWAGSQQAGFSCMPAPGRTEKRLFMHGNDAIALGALAAGANFCSYYPMTPSSSVASTLIEHAQRMGMLVEQAEDEIAAINMALGASYAGARVVVPTSGGGFALMVEGISLAGMTETPVVVVLAQRPGPATGLPTRTEQGDLNLVLYAGHGDFPRAIFAPGTPEQCFEMTYRAMDQSEKWQSPVFVLTDQYLADSYRAVTPFDLSALPPVSAPALATDDPAGYERYAVTENGVSPRLVPGFGEHLVVLDSDEHTPDGHITEDLGVRVRMVDKRMRKGLGLKEDVLPPTFTGDDAPEMLLACWGSTYGPAVEAAQIMRTQGKKTAVLHFGQVYPLNPDQFLPLLASAGRTVMVEGNYSCQLAALIRQETGYVFGATVTRYDGLPVTAGYILKRLEEAN, from the coding sequence ATGCCGGACACTTGCGTGAACATCGTCGTCGGCGGAGAAGCCGGACAGGGCCTGGTTACCGTGGGAGATTTCCTGGCCAAGGCCCTGGTCCGGGCGGGCTACGAAATCGTCGTCACCCAGGATTATCTCTCGCGCATCCGGGGCGGGCACAACACCTACGCCATCCGGGTCAGCCACGAGGCGGTGCATGGCCCTCGCGAATCCATCGACCTGCTTGTGGCCCTGGACGCGCAGACCGTGCCCATGCACACGGGGGACCTGTCCGGGCGGGCCATGGTGCTGGCGGACGAAGCCATAGACCGCATGGGGCACACCGGCCTTTCGATACCCTTCAAAACCCTGTGCCCCAAGCCGATGTTCGAAAACATCGCCGCGCTGGGCGTCCTGGCCCAGGTTCTGTGCCTGGATCGCAAGTGGTTCGAGGATCTGATCGCTGAAACGTTCCACAAGAAGGGCGACGAGATCGTCTCCGCGAACCTGAAGGTCTTCTCGGACGCCTTGACCTGGGCCGGTTCGCAGCAGGCTGGATTTTCCTGCATGCCCGCCCCAGGGCGCACGGAAAAACGCCTGTTCATGCACGGCAACGACGCCATCGCATTGGGAGCCTTGGCCGCCGGTGCGAATTTCTGTTCCTATTACCCCATGACCCCGTCCAGTTCCGTGGCATCGACACTCATCGAGCACGCCCAACGCATGGGCATGCTGGTGGAGCAGGCCGAAGACGAGATAGCGGCCATCAACATGGCCCTTGGCGCGTCCTACGCCGGGGCGAGGGTGGTGGTGCCCACCTCGGGCGGCGGGTTCGCCCTGATGGTGGAAGGCATAAGCCTCGCCGGAATGACGGAGACCCCGGTGGTGGTGGTCCTGGCCCAACGGCCCGGCCCGGCCACTGGGCTGCCCACGCGCACGGAGCAGGGCGACCTGAACCTGGTGCTCTACGCCGGACATGGAGACTTCCCCAGGGCAATCTTCGCTCCCGGCACGCCGGAACAGTGCTTCGAGATGACCTACCGGGCCATGGATCAGTCCGAGAAGTGGCAGAGCCCGGTGTTCGTGCTCACGGACCAGTATCTGGCAGATTCCTACCGGGCGGTGACTCCTTTCGATCTTTCCGCCCTGCCTCCGGTATCCGCTCCGGCCCTGGCCACGGACGACCCCGCCGGGTACGAACGCTACGCCGTAACCGAAAACGGTGTATCGCCCAGGCTGGTGCCCGGCTTCGGGGAACATCTGGTGGTGCTCGACAGCGACGAGCACACCCCGGACGGGCACATTACCGAAGATCTCGGCGTGCGCGTGCGCATGGTGGACAAGCGCATGCGCAAGGGGCTGGGGTTGAAAGAAGACGTCCTGCCTCCGACTTTCACGGGAGACGACGCTCCGGAGATGCTGCTGGCCTGCTGGGGATCCACGTACGGACCCGCAGTGGAGGCCGCGCAAATCATGCGCACACAGGGGAAGAAAACCGCCGTCCTACACTTCGGGCAGGTGTACCCACTGAATCCGGACCAGTTCCTGCCGCTTTTGGCATCCGCCGGGCGCACGGTGATGGTGGAAGGGAACTATTCCTGCCAGCTGGCCGCGCTCATCCGCCAGGAGACAGGCTACGTCTTCGGCGCGACGGTAACGCGCTACGACGGCCTGCCCGTCACGGCTGGCTACATCCTGAAGCGGCTGGAAGAGGCGAATTGA
- a CDS encoding thiamine pyrophosphate-dependent enzyme: protein MIPIEQYGTFETAWCPGCGNFFINKALKKALSTLDLPPHKVLICSGIGQAAKSPHYLRCNCFNGLHGRSLPPAQGAALANTEVTVFAESGDGCSYGEGGNHFLAAMRRNVTMTYLVHDNQVYGLTKGQASPTTAQGQATKFQPWGTPSMPFNPISVAVTMDVPFVARAYAAEVDHLADIIVQAARHPGFALVDIFQPCVSFNKVNTYAWYKERCYKLGQDHDPTDWRQAMIKAQEFGDRVPIGVIYKGSRQPYEQRMVSSVRRPLATSKPDMTALDDILEGYT from the coding sequence ATGATTCCCATCGAGCAATACGGGACTTTCGAGACTGCCTGGTGCCCCGGCTGCGGCAACTTTTTCATCAACAAGGCCCTCAAGAAGGCACTGTCCACTCTGGATCTCCCCCCCCACAAGGTGCTGATCTGCTCGGGCATAGGCCAGGCCGCCAAATCACCGCACTATCTGCGCTGCAACTGCTTCAACGGCCTGCACGGTCGAAGCCTCCCTCCGGCCCAGGGCGCGGCCCTGGCGAACACCGAGGTGACGGTGTTCGCCGAAAGCGGCGACGGGTGCAGCTACGGCGAGGGCGGAAACCACTTCCTGGCCGCCATGCGCCGCAACGTGACCATGACCTACCTGGTGCACGACAACCAAGTTTACGGCCTGACCAAAGGCCAGGCCAGCCCCACCACCGCGCAGGGGCAGGCCACCAAGTTCCAGCCCTGGGGGACGCCCTCCATGCCTTTCAATCCCATATCCGTGGCCGTCACCATGGATGTGCCCTTCGTGGCGCGGGCGTACGCCGCAGAGGTCGATCATCTGGCGGACATCATCGTCCAGGCCGCCCGGCATCCGGGATTCGCCCTGGTGGACATCTTTCAGCCGTGCGTGTCCTTCAACAAGGTGAACACGTATGCGTGGTACAAGGAGCGCTGCTACAAGCTGGGGCAGGACCACGACCCCACGGACTGGCGGCAGGCCATGATAAAGGCCCAGGAGTTCGGAGACCGCGTTCCCATAGGGGTCATCTACAAGGGCTCGCGCCAGCCATACGAGCAGCGCATGGTTTCCTCTGTGCGTCGGCCGCTGGCCACCTCGAAGCCCGACATGACAGCGCTGGACGACATTCTGGAAGGCTACACCTAG
- a CDS encoding PEP-CTERM sorting domain-containing protein has product MNDKPFEGNIPRAATPEPGTILLVGLGAAGLAYMGRRARRNRQEA; this is encoded by the coding sequence GTGAACGACAAACCTTTTGAGGGTAATATCCCCCGCGCGGCCACCCCCGAACCGGGGACCATCCTCCTTGTGGGATTGGGCGCAGCCGGACTGGCCTACATGGGCCGCAGAGCCCGGAGGAACCGCCAGGAAGCTTAG
- the yedF gene encoding sulfurtransferase-like selenium metabolism protein YedF, translating to MNEKIIDCHGMTCPQPLMACRKCIEAEAPDNLKVLVDDAAALENVTRYLTACGYTASQVQDGRTWIITAQRGTDAAKTPAPAVEDYPCPVPDKGQPRRIAVFLSADVIGRGDDVLGGKLMLNFLKTLPELGPELWRIVMVNGAVKMSAQDNPCLEPLLALEAQGVSILVCGTCLEFFGLLDKRAVGQTTNMLDVVTSLQIADKVIDL from the coding sequence ATGAACGAGAAGATCATCGATTGCCATGGCATGACCTGCCCCCAGCCCTTGATGGCCTGCCGCAAGTGCATCGAGGCGGAAGCACCGGACAACCTGAAGGTCCTGGTGGATGACGCTGCGGCCCTGGAGAACGTCACCCGCTACCTCACGGCCTGCGGTTATACGGCCTCCCAGGTCCAGGACGGACGCACCTGGATCATCACCGCCCAGCGCGGCACAGATGCGGCCAAGACGCCTGCTCCGGCAGTTGAGGACTACCCCTGCCCCGTTCCGGACAAGGGCCAGCCCCGGCGCATTGCGGTATTCCTGAGCGCTGACGTCATCGGTCGCGGCGACGACGTCCTGGGCGGCAAGCTCATGCTCAACTTCCTGAAAACCCTGCCTGAGCTTGGCCCGGAGCTGTGGCGCATCGTCATGGTCAACGGCGCGGTGAAGATGAGCGCCCAGGACAATCCCTGCCTGGAGCCCCTGCTCGCCCTGGAAGCCCAGGGAGTGTCCATCCTGGTGTGCGGCACCTGCCTGGAGTTCTTTGGCCTCCTGGACAAGCGCGCCGTGGGGCAGACCACCAACATGCTGGACGTGGTCACCAGCCTGCAAATTGCCGACAAGGTGATCGACCTCTAG
- a CDS encoding sulfite exporter TauE/SafE family protein: MYFPVAGIEVSPWIPPVVAFCVSFCTSMGGVSGAFLLLPFQLSVLGYTSPSVSATNQVYNIVAIPSGVYRYIKERRMVWPLTYATAIGTLPGVFLGAIIRVKYLPNPSSFKLFAACVLGYIGLRLARDTFFKKAAPAKAAPGAGPGCAMRDAPKQASCAGKSLGGLNAASAGQAGQLGCSGKPLEAQAGTTGPRCGPQGSLVDNLAVSKASYSFKRVEFTFQGETYGFSTGGVLLMSFVVGIVGGVYGIGGGAIIAPFFVAFFGLPVYTVAGAALMGTFLTSVCGVLFYQAIAPYYPQMAVAPDWTLGALFGLGGFAGMYAGARCQKYVPAKYIKTFLAACILFLAVKYILEAFS, from the coding sequence ATGTATTTTCCAGTCGCAGGGATAGAGGTTTCACCGTGGATTCCTCCGGTGGTCGCCTTTTGCGTGTCCTTCTGCACGTCCATGGGCGGCGTATCCGGGGCCTTTCTGCTGCTGCCTTTCCAGCTTTCCGTACTTGGGTACACCTCCCCGTCGGTGAGCGCCACCAACCAAGTCTACAACATCGTTGCCATCCCAAGCGGCGTGTACCGCTACATCAAGGAACGGCGCATGGTCTGGCCGCTGACCTATGCCACGGCCATCGGCACGCTGCCGGGCGTTTTCCTGGGGGCCATCATCCGGGTGAAGTATCTGCCAAACCCCTCAAGTTTCAAATTGTTCGCCGCCTGCGTGCTCGGCTACATCGGCCTGCGTCTGGCACGGGACACCTTCTTCAAGAAAGCTGCCCCGGCCAAGGCAGCGCCGGGTGCGGGTCCGGGCTGCGCCATGCGCGACGCGCCGAAACAGGCCAGTTGCGCCGGAAAATCCCTGGGGGGCCTTAACGCCGCAAGCGCAGGGCAGGCGGGACAGCTGGGATGTTCCGGCAAGCCGCTGGAGGCTCAGGCCGGGACAACAGGCCCGCGTTGCGGCCCGCAAGGCTCGCTGGTGGACAATCTGGCCGTGTCCAAGGCCAGCTACAGCTTCAAGCGGGTGGAGTTCACCTTCCAGGGCGAAACCTACGGGTTCTCCACGGGCGGCGTGCTGCTCATGAGCTTCGTGGTGGGCATCGTGGGCGGCGTGTACGGCATCGGCGGCGGAGCCATCATCGCCCCGTTCTTCGTGGCCTTCTTCGGACTGCCCGTCTACACCGTGGCTGGCGCGGCGCTGATGGGGACGTTCCTGACGTCCGTATGCGGCGTCCTGTTCTATCAGGCCATCGCCCCGTACTACCCCCAGATGGCCGTGGCCCCGGACTGGACCCTTGGCGCGCTCTTCGGCCTGGGCGGCTTCGCGGGGATGTACGCGGGGGCGCGCTGCCAGAAATACGTTCCGGCCAAGTACATCAAAACCTTCCTGGCGGCCTGCATCCTGTTTTTGGCCGTGAAATACATTCTGGAGGCCTTCTCCTGA
- a CDS encoding ferritin, with product MLSEKMEQALNDQVKWELWSSYLYLSMATYFEDMGLMGFASWMKVQEQEEKFHATKFYGYTFERGGRIKLQTLEAPENSWKSPMAAFQDTLKHEQGVTARINALMDLAISEKDHATASYLKWFIDEQVEEEASVQDVINKLKLVEGNPSALYMLDKELATRVFTPPAATA from the coding sequence ATGCTCAGCGAGAAGATGGAGCAGGCCTTGAACGACCAGGTGAAATGGGAGCTGTGGTCTTCCTATCTGTATCTGTCCATGGCTACCTATTTCGAGGACATGGGCCTGATGGGCTTCGCCAGCTGGATGAAGGTCCAGGAGCAGGAAGAGAAGTTCCACGCCACCAAGTTCTACGGCTACACCTTCGAGCGCGGTGGACGCATCAAGCTCCAAACCCTCGAAGCCCCCGAGAACAGCTGGAAGAGCCCCATGGCCGCTTTCCAGGACACCCTCAAGCATGAGCAGGGCGTCACCGCCCGCATCAATGCCCTGATGGACCTGGCCATTTCCGAGAAGGACCACGCCACGGCGTCCTACCTGAAGTGGTTCATCGACGAGCAGGTCGAGGAAGAGGCCAGCGTGCAGGACGTGATCAACAAGCTCAAGCTGGTGGAAGGCAACCCGTCCGCCCTGTACATGCTGGACAAGGAACTGGCGACTCGGGTCTTCACGCCGCCGGCGGCCACGGCCTGA
- a CDS encoding ferritin family protein, translated as MTDAGDMLCKALDLERKALDFYTDAQARCPSELARKVFGVLAEDKLRVARRLAEIHAALNQGLSLVGACKLTEEETSIPGVFAELKAGYTGVPGECRAELDVLMLAMEVEHACLKHLEDQLREAKDKDVRFFLERAMEEERGHFVLLSDMRYYFERFAESAAEK; from the coding sequence ATGACCGACGCCGGGGACATGCTCTGCAAGGCTCTGGACCTGGAGCGCAAAGCCCTGGACTTCTACACCGACGCCCAGGCGCGCTGCCCGAGTGAGCTGGCCAGGAAAGTGTTCGGTGTTCTGGCCGAGGACAAGCTGCGCGTTGCCAGACGCCTGGCGGAGATCCATGCGGCCCTGAACCAGGGACTCTCACTGGTCGGCGCGTGCAAGCTGACCGAGGAAGAGACGTCGATCCCCGGTGTTTTCGCCGAACTCAAAGCCGGTTATACAGGCGTTCCCGGCGAATGCCGGGCCGAGCTGGACGTGCTCATGCTGGCCATGGAGGTGGAGCACGCCTGCCTCAAGCATCTGGAAGACCAACTGCGCGAAGCCAAGGACAAAGACGTCCGCTTCTTCCTGGAACGGGCCATGGAGGAGGAGCGCGGACATTTTGTCCTGCTCTCAGACATGCGCTATTACTTCGAACGTTTCGCGGAATCCGCTGCTGAAAAGTAG
- a CDS encoding pseudouridine synthase has protein sequence MTQKTPSSVSGDTGDAMRLNKALAQAGVCSRRAADDLIRSGRVFVNGNPADLGTPVRLGVDDIRVDGKPLGGPAAGSPQLYYILNKPIEVVTTVKDPEGRRTVLDLMGEVGRRRRLFPVGRLDYFSEGLLILTTDGELANRLMHPRWHMPKLYRVAVRGDVSERALGTMRSGMTLAEGERLAPVKVQVVQKDERATVLEMELVQGVNRQIRRMCRDLGLIILQLVRVSQGPLALADLPTGRSRPLTPDEVAALKKAVGL, from the coding sequence ATGACACAGAAAACGCCCTCCTCCGTTTCCGGCGACACCGGCGACGCCATGCGCCTGAACAAGGCCCTGGCCCAGGCCGGAGTCTGCTCCCGCCGCGCCGCCGACGATCTCATACGTTCCGGACGCGTGTTCGTGAACGGCAACCCCGCCGACCTGGGGACGCCGGTGCGCCTCGGCGTGGACGACATCAGGGTGGACGGCAAGCCTCTGGGCGGCCCGGCAGCGGGAAGCCCCCAGCTGTATTACATCCTCAACAAGCCCATCGAGGTGGTGACCACGGTCAAGGACCCTGAGGGCAGGCGCACCGTTCTGGACCTCATGGGCGAGGTGGGCCGCAGGCGCAGGCTGTTCCCCGTGGGCAGGCTGGACTACTTCTCCGAGGGGCTTCTCATCCTGACCACGGACGGCGAGCTGGCCAACAGGCTCATGCACCCGCGCTGGCACATGCCCAAGCTCTATCGCGTGGCCGTTCGCGGCGACGTGTCCGAACGGGCCTTGGGGACCATGCGCTCCGGCATGACCCTGGCCGAGGGCGAGAGGCTGGCTCCGGTGAAGGTCCAGGTGGTCCAGAAGGACGAGCGGGCCACCGTGCTGGAGATGGAACTGGTGCAGGGCGTGAACCGCCAGATCAGGCGCATGTGCCGCGACCTTGGCCTGATCATCCTGCAGCTTGTCCGGGTGAGCCAGGGGCCGCTGGCCCTGGCCGATCTGCCGACGGGCCGCTCCAGGCCCCTTACCCCCGATGAGGTCGCAGCGCTCAAGAAAGCCGTCGGACTGTAG
- a CDS encoding desulfoferrodoxin, producing MTEKNGIYKCDICGNIVEVLHTGGGDLVCCGQPMKYFQENTVDAAKEKHVPVIEKTANGFKVMVGSVAHPMEEKHFIEFIEVIADGKVYRQDLLPGQKPEAEFCIAAEKIVAREYCNIHGLWKAE from the coding sequence ATGACCGAAAAAAATGGCATCTACAAATGCGATATCTGCGGCAATATCGTTGAAGTCCTGCACACCGGCGGCGGCGATCTGGTGTGCTGCGGCCAGCCCATGAAGTACTTCCAGGAAAACACCGTGGACGCGGCCAAAGAGAAGCACGTCCCCGTGATCGAGAAGACCGCCAACGGCTTCAAGGTCATGGTGGGCAGCGTCGCCCATCCCATGGAAGAGAAACACTTCATCGAGTTCATCGAGGTGATCGCGGACGGCAAGGTCTACCGCCAGGACCTGCTGCCCGGCCAGAAGCCCGAGGCTGAATTCTGCATTGCCGCAGAGAAGATCGTGGCCCGCGAGTACTGCAACATCCACGGCCTCTGGAAGGCGGAGTAA
- a CDS encoding RtcB family protein, protein MEIDQLEPLGPWQWRLPAHGSMRVPAELTGSRELIRAMDAAVLRQIANVACLPGIVRAACVMPDAHHGYGFPIGGVAAFDSSLGGVVSAGGVGYDISCGVRSLTTRLHVDEVRPVLDQLADRLFSAIPAGVGETGALRLTGKSMDAMLTGGAAWAVKQGYGETADLERIEDHGRIAGADPELVSEKAKARQKDQTGTLGSGNHYLEVQRVEKIYDQAAARVYGLAVDEVVVSIHCGSRGLGHQIATDYLERMLREAPRHGLNLPDPELACAPIDSPLGREYLAAMRAGMNCALANRQVLTHLVREVLSDFFPGTWARLLFDVSHNTCKQERHLVDGKPRTLFVHRKGATRAWGPNHPELPGWLTGTGQPMLVGGSMGTASYVLAGADASLERSFGSACHGAGRSLSRSQALKRFKGRDVLESLAAQGVLVRAHGLKGVGEEAPGAYKDIDSVVDSAVGAGLASRVARLKPLACVKG, encoded by the coding sequence ATGGAAATCGACCAGCTCGAACCGCTCGGCCCTTGGCAGTGGCGACTGCCCGCACACGGGAGCATGCGGGTTCCGGCGGAGCTGACAGGCTCCAGGGAACTAATTCGCGCCATGGACGCCGCCGTTCTGCGCCAGATCGCCAACGTGGCCTGCCTGCCGGGGATCGTCCGCGCGGCCTGCGTCATGCCGGACGCGCACCACGGGTACGGCTTCCCCATAGGCGGAGTGGCCGCGTTCGATTCGTCGCTGGGCGGGGTCGTCTCCGCCGGAGGCGTTGGGTACGACATCTCCTGCGGGGTGCGCAGTCTGACCACGCGCCTGCATGTCGACGAGGTCCGCCCTGTTCTCGATCAGCTGGCGGACAGGCTGTTCTCGGCCATCCCCGCCGGGGTGGGCGAAACCGGTGCGCTTCGGCTCACGGGAAAATCCATGGACGCCATGCTCACGGGCGGCGCGGCCTGGGCCGTGAAGCAGGGATACGGGGAAACTGCCGACCTTGAGCGCATCGAGGACCATGGGCGTATCGCCGGGGCAGACCCGGAACTTGTGTCGGAAAAGGCAAAGGCCCGCCAGAAGGACCAGACCGGCACGTTAGGGTCCGGCAACCACTATCTGGAAGTGCAGCGGGTCGAAAAAATCTACGACCAGGCCGCAGCCCGGGTCTACGGACTGGCAGTGGACGAGGTGGTGGTGAGCATCCATTGCGGCTCGCGCGGGCTCGGCCACCAGATCGCCACGGACTACCTGGAACGGATGCTGCGCGAGGCCCCCAGGCACGGACTCAACCTTCCAGACCCCGAACTGGCCTGCGCGCCCATCGATTCGCCCCTTGGCCGGGAATACCTGGCGGCCATGCGAGCGGGAATGAACTGCGCCCTGGCCAACCGGCAGGTGCTGACGCATCTGGTGCGGGAGGTGTTGTCTGATTTTTTCCCCGGAACCTGGGCGCGCCTGCTGTTCGACGTCTCCCACAACACCTGCAAGCAGGAGAGGCATCTGGTGGACGGCAAACCACGCACGCTCTTTGTCCACCGCAAGGGCGCCACGCGCGCCTGGGGGCCGAACCACCCGGAGCTTCCGGGCTGGCTCACGGGAACCGGCCAGCCCATGCTGGTGGGCGGCAGCATGGGCACGGCGTCCTATGTGCTCGCAGGGGCGGACGCCTCGCTGGAGCGGTCTTTCGGGTCTGCCTGCCACGGGGCGGGCCGGAGCCTCTCGCGCTCCCAGGCCCTGAAGCGCTTCAAAGGGCGTGACGTGCTGGAATCCCTGGCCGCCCAGGGCGTGCTTGTTCGCGCGCACGGGCTGAAGGGCGTGGGCGAGGAAGCCCCCGGCGCATACAAGGACATCGACTCCGTGGTGGACTCCGCAGTGGGAGCCGGGCTCGCTTCCAGGGTTGCCAGATTAAAGCCCCTGGCCTGCGTCAAAGGTTAA
- the ade gene encoding adenine deaminase — MDLNSPVAGIARKISLALGDAPADVLLKNARLVNVLSGDIHDADIAVAEGIVIGFGDYEARKVIDCEGRFVCPGLIDGHIHIESTLLTPWEFARAAAPRGTCAVVWDPHEIANVLGREGVESMLELTDGCPLTFYFMASSCVPATDMETSGARVTPDDVAKLVREHAGRVLGLAELMNYPGVLARDPDVLGKIAACGCAVIDGHAPLVHGKELNAYIIAGPSSDHECTDLDEALEKLRKGMHLFMREGSDEKNLKDLIAAANGFNAQNISLVCDDRDPLDLTTHGHMDHNVRMAVSLGMDPIRAIQMASINTARHFGMRGRGAVAPGYRADIVILDDLETFAVHSVLLNGRDVAETSFTPSGDVRAENTVKLSCSAGKLASDIFAIPQVTDEVRCIGVVTGQIITKAMVVRPAIVDGYAQGDPARNLSKLAVIERHGKNGNVGLGFAHGLGLRRGALAGTVAHDSHNLIIAGVSDSDMALAGNILAGTGGGYCVVADGEVLALLELPLAGLMSLKPAETVASEYAALRKAFRAVAINPDEYTHPFMAMSFSSLAVIPELKLTDKGLIDVGRFELVSLWV, encoded by the coding sequence ATGGACCTGAACTCTCCAGTCGCGGGCATCGCCAGAAAGATATCCCTGGCCTTGGGCGACGCCCCGGCAGATGTCTTGCTGAAAAACGCCCGTTTGGTCAACGTGCTCTCTGGCGACATCCACGATGCGGACATAGCCGTTGCCGAAGGCATTGTCATCGGCTTTGGCGACTATGAAGCCCGGAAAGTCATCGACTGCGAAGGCCGTTTTGTCTGCCCCGGGCTCATCGACGGGCATATCCACATCGAGTCAACGCTGCTCACCCCCTGGGAATTCGCCCGTGCAGCCGCTCCGCGCGGCACCTGCGCCGTGGTCTGGGACCCCCACGAGATCGCCAACGTCCTTGGGCGCGAAGGCGTCGAATCCATGCTGGAGCTGACGGACGGCTGTCCGCTGACCTTCTACTTCATGGCGTCCAGTTGCGTTCCGGCCACCGACATGGAGACTTCCGGGGCGCGCGTGACGCCAGACGACGTGGCCAAGCTGGTCCGCGAGCATGCGGGCCGGGTGCTCGGTTTGGCCGAGCTCATGAACTATCCGGGCGTGCTGGCCAGGGACCCGGACGTTCTGGGCAAGATCGCGGCCTGCGGCTGCGCCGTGATCGACGGCCACGCTCCGCTGGTCCACGGCAAGGAACTGAACGCCTACATCATCGCCGGGCCAAGTTCCGACCACGAATGCACCGACCTGGACGAGGCCCTGGAAAAGCTGCGCAAGGGCATGCACCTCTTCATGCGCGAAGGCAGCGACGAGAAGAACCTCAAGGACCTGATCGCGGCAGCCAACGGGTTCAACGCCCAGAATATATCCCTGGTCTGCGACGACCGCGACCCCCTGGACCTGACCACTCACGGCCACATGGACCACAACGTGCGCATGGCGGTGAGCCTGGGCATGGACCCCATCCGGGCCATCCAGATGGCCAGCATCAACACCGCCCGCCACTTCGGAATGCGGGGCAGGGGGGCGGTGGCCCCCGGCTACCGGGCAGACATCGTCATTCTCGATGATCTGGAGACCTTCGCCGTGCATTCCGTCCTGCTCAACGGTCGGGACGTGGCGGAAACCTCCTTCACGCCGTCAGGCGATGTTCGCGCAGAAAACACAGTTAAATTAAGCTGTTCAGCTGGAAAATTAGCCTCGGATATCTTTGCAATACCTCAAGTTACGGATGAGGTTCGCTGCATCGGCGTGGTGACCGGCCAGATCATCACCAAGGCCATGGTCGTGCGCCCTGCCATTGTGGACGGATACGCCCAGGGAGACCCTGCCCGGAACCTGTCCAAGCTGGCCGTGATCGAACGCCACGGCAAAAACGGCAACGTCGGACTGGGCTTCGCGCACGGCCTGGGACTCAGGCGCGGCGCTTTGGCCGGGACCGTGGCGCACGATTCGCACAACCTGATCATTGCTGGCGTGTCCGACTCCGACATGGCCCTGGCAGGCAACATCCTGGCCGGGACAGGCGGCGGATACTGCGTGGTGGCAGACGGCGAGGTGCTCGCGCTCCTGGAGTTGCCCCTGGCCGGACTCATGAGCCTGAAGCCCGCAGAGACCGTGGCATCGGAGTACGCCGCATTGCGCAAGGCCTTCCGGGCCGTGGCCATCAATCCCGACGAATACACGCACCCGTTCATGGCCATGTCGTTTTCCTCGCTGGCGGTGATTCCCGAACTTAAGTTGACGGACAAGGGGTTGATCGACGTCGGCAGGTTCGAATTGGTCAGCCTCTGGGTGTGA
- a CDS encoding alpha/beta fold hydrolase, with product MSDDLHIEVHGTGRPLLLLAGLAMDVTLWYDLVPGLARHFQVIIHDPRGSGRTKADFENLSTGVMADDALAVMDRLGIERAHVLGFSLGGMTAQVLAARHPDRIDRLVLASSAASMGTAGMLAMRMVVKLFASRHCMAHSGAAMLPWLLGERGLKQEGVVDSLSRRKYVPTLAGFSAQCDALGAHDGQDLLSSITAPTLCISGDQDVLIPPVRTRAMAKSLPDARFDDLPDCGHMSYLEAPDLFRQRVVNFLDAAPCSVLKVPSYGL from the coding sequence ATGTCAGACGATTTGCACATCGAAGTGCATGGAACCGGGCGTCCGCTCCTGCTGCTTGCAGGCTTGGCCATGGACGTGACCCTCTGGTACGATCTCGTTCCCGGCCTCGCCCGGCACTTTCAGGTGATCATCCACGACCCCAGAGGTTCGGGCCGCACCAAGGCCGACTTCGAAAACCTGAGCACCGGCGTCATGGCAGACGACGCCCTGGCGGTCATGGACCGTCTCGGCATCGAACGCGCGCACGTGCTGGGCTTCTCCCTGGGCGGCATGACGGCCCAGGTGCTCGCCGCAAGACACCCCGACCGTATCGACCGGCTCGTGCTGGCCTCCTCGGCGGCCTCCATGGGCACGGCGGGCATGCTGGCCATGCGCATGGTGGTGAAGCTCTTCGCCTCCCGCCACTGCATGGCCCACTCTGGCGCGGCCATGCTGCCCTGGCTGCTTGGTGAACGGGGTCTGAAGCAGGAGGGCGTCGTGGACAGCCTGTCTAGGCGCAAGTACGTGCCCACTTTGGCTGGTTTTTCCGCCCAGTGCGACGCGTTGGGCGCTCACGACGGCCAGGACCTGCTCTCAAGCATCACCGCGCCCACGCTGTGCATCTCGGGCGACCAGGACGTGCTGATACCTCCCGTCAGAACCCGCGCCATGGCCAAAAGCCTGCCGGACGCCCGCTTCGACGACCTGCCCGACTGCGGGCACATGTCTTATCTGGAAGCTCCGGACCTGTTCCGGCAGCGAGTTGTGAACTTCCTGGACGCGGCCCCGTGCAGCGTCCTGAAGGTCCCTTCATACGGTTTGTGA